One segment of Haliotis asinina isolate JCU_RB_2024 chromosome 12, JCU_Hal_asi_v2, whole genome shotgun sequence DNA contains the following:
- the LOC137258658 gene encoding cytochrome P450 1A1-like: MFGAVASFFDVHLSSLSPLLCVCVIILLACFILSRSPAGKGDNAPPGPWGWPVIGNLPQLGKKPHVTLTQLRKKYGDVYKITLGSRQTVVLNGLYTIKQALVKQAEEFAGRPDFYSFKFIGNGKSMGFGDYGPRWKMHRRLAQNALAGCINKKTNPIEESIVSEAGVLVSNLLASNGAPINPHNEIYLSVGNIICALCFGKRYKRDDPDFLQLIRMNDEFMAFAGAGNPVDIMPWVRFFTFRSFNTFVGILNTMTAFCVKKQKEHLDTYDPAVARDVTDLLIRAVQETPDEEKEAVGLTDEHILTTVQELIGAGFDTIASTLQWSVLFMMAYPDHQDKVYEEISSHVAHTGTLDLEDMNNLPFTEACLLEIMRHSCIFPFALPHSTTKDTSLKNYHIANKTLIFVNMWSVSHDEDLFPDPDRFDPYRFLDDTGRRIDKAKTELFLPFGVGRRRCPGEQLAKMELFLFFATMMLKCKFESPLGDAPVIDSKYGLTLKPVDFEVVVTKRQPKDNN, from the coding sequence ATGTTTGGAGCAGTTGCATCTTTCTTCGACGTGCATCTATCGTCATTGTCCCCGCTCCTCTGCGTGTGTGTAATAATCTTACTGGCTTGTTTTATATTGAGCCGGTCCCCAGCGGGAAAAGGGGACAATGCTCCCCCAGGGCCCTGGGGCTGGCCTGTGATTGGCAATCTCCCTCAACTCGGTAAGAAGCCTCACGTCACATTAACGCAGCTCAGGAAGAAATACGGCGACGTCTACAAGATAACTCTTGGCAGTCGACAGACAGTTGTTTTGAATGGACTTTATACAATCAAACAGGCGCTCGTAAAACAAGCCGAGGAGTTTGCTGGTAGACCCGACTTTTACTCCTTCAAATTCATAGGAAACGGGAAGAGCATGGGTTTCGGCGACTATGGCCCGCGGTGGAAGATGCATCGACGTCTGGCGCAAAACGCTTTGGCTGGATGCATCAACAAGAAAACCAATCCGATTGAGGAATCTATCGTTTCCGAAGCGGGGGTGTTGGTTTCTAACCTCCTGGCATCAAACGGTGCTCCTATAAACCCCCACAACGAGATCTACTTATCGGTTGGAAATATCATATGTGCATTGTGTTTTGGTAAACGATACAAACGGGATGACCCTGATTTCTTACAACTTATAAGAATGAACGATGAGTTTATGGCGTTTGCTGGGGCCGGTAACCCCGTCGATATTATGCCGTGGGTTAGGTTCTTCACGTTCCGTTCATTCAACACCTTTGTGGGTATCCTGAACACTATGACAGCCTTCTGCGTCAAGAAACAGAAGGAGCACCTTGACACCTACGACCCCGCCGTTGCCCGGGACGTCACCGACCTCCTCATCCGCGCTGTTCAGGAGACACCAGATGAAGAGAAGGAGGCGGTGGGTTTGACGGATGAGCACATCTTAACAACGGTTCAAGAACTCATCGGTGCAGGCTTTGATACAATAGCTAGTACTCTGCAGTGGAGTGTTCTGTTCATGATGGCTTATCCTGATCACCAAGACAAAGTTTACGAAGAGATCAGTTCTCACGTTGCTCACACCGGAACGCTAGATCTGGAGGACATGAACAATCTTCCATTCACGGAGGCCTGCCTTTTGGAGATAATGCGTCACTCTTGCATCTTCCCTTTTGCCCTGCCGCACAGCACAACAAAGGACACGTCACTGAAGAATTACCACATCGCCAATAAAACGCTGATCTTTGTCAACATGTGGTCTGTCAGCCATGACGAGGACCTGTTTCCTGACCCAGACAGGTTTGATCCCTACCGTTTCCTTGACGACACTGGACGCCGAATTGATAAGGCAAAAACTGAATTGTTCCTCCCGTTTGGAGTCGGGCGTCGACGATGTCCCGGGGAACAGTTAGCAAAGATGGAACTGTTTCTGTTCTTTGCTACAATGATGCTGAAATGTAAGTTCGAGAGCCCGTTAGGCGACGCTCCGGTGATCGACAGCAAATATGGCCTTACTCTCAAGCCCGTGGACTTCGAGGTAGTTGTTACCAAAAGACAGCCAAAGGATAACAATTGA